From a single Miscanthus floridulus cultivar M001 chromosome 8, ASM1932011v1, whole genome shotgun sequence genomic region:
- the LOC136472393 gene encoding probable methyltransferase At1g29790, whose protein sequence is MEGFCFARCRFTRLMAVMQLAMGVFVMIISMACLHRFYATHSLLPGLDVDPAHCTKFHTDTAGYASFDIRALADRVDDVLVQLAELQDKLEATALKVAKKTKKSKARRKPQENMTMPEFRRFLEDEVIHPLYSAHIALRLIRIPRPDDGDGDASTTPAVDPLVNFFTAEETRKYVTAKGNRDGLPSVYGTNRTYSTIGHACVLMRRELDEYMSYDVGSHCPDDWDLGQRLMLGGCDPLPRRRCLAPASKLFHRPLPINESLWTLPDDGNVRWSRYHCRDYKCLSARNQRRGYDRCVGCFDMDREKQRWMGAASTNRTASLADFRIDDVLAAKPGEVRIGLDMSVGTGSFAARMRERNVTIVSAAMNLGAPFAETMALRGLVPLYATMSQRLPLFDNTMDLVHTAGFFEGWVDLQLLDFVLFDWDRVLRPGGLLWVDKFACARKDLDDYMYMFLQFRYKKHRWVVSFKSKDEVYLSALLEKPPRS, encoded by the coding sequence ATGGAGGGCTTCTGCTTCGCGCGGTGCCGGTTCACGCGGCTCATGGCGGTGATGCAGCTGGCGATGGGTGTGTTCGTCATGATCATCAGCATGGCTTGCCTCCACCGCTTCTACGCCACCCACAGCCTCCTCCCCGGCCTCGACGTCGACCCCGCCCACTGCACCAAGTTCCACACCGACACGGCGGGCTACGCCAGCTTCGACATCCGCGCACTCGCGGACCGCGTCGACGACGTGCTGGTCCAGCTCGCCGAGCTCCAAGACAAGCTGGAGGCCACGGCGCTCAAGGTCGCCAAGAAGACCAAGAAAAGCAAGGCCAGGCGCAAGCCGCAGGAGAACATGACCATGCCGGAGTTCCGCCGGTTCTTAGAGGACGAAGTCATCCACCCGCTCTACAGCGCGCACATCGCCCTCCGCCTCATCCGCATCCCGCGCCCCGACGACGGGGACGGCGACGCCTCCACCACGCCGGCCGTGGACCCTCTCGTCAACTTCTTCACGGCCGAGGAGACGCGCAAGTACGTGACGGCCAAGGGCAACCGCGACGGCCTGCCCAGCGTGTACGGGACGAACCGGACGTACAGCACCATCGGCCACGCGTGCGTGCTCATGCGGCGAGAGCTGGACGAGTACATGAGCTACGACGTCGGCTCGCACTGCCCCGACGATTGGGACCTCGGCCAGCGCCTCATGCTCGGCGGCTGCGACCCgctgccgcgccgccgctgcctcgccccGGCCTCCAAGCTCTTCCACCGCCCGCTGCCTATCAACGAGTCGCTCTGGACGCTGCCCGACGACGGCAACGTCCGGTGGAGCCGCTACCACTGTCGTGATTACAAGTGCCTGTCCGCGAGAAACCAGCGCCGCGGCTACGACCGGTGTGTGGGGTGCTTCGACATGGACCGGGAGAAGCAGCGGTGGATGGGCGCAGCGTCGACCAACCGCACCGCCTCCCTCGCCGACTTCCGTATCGATGACGTGCTGGCGGCGAAGCCCGGCGAGGTGCGCATCGGCCTGGACATGAGCGTGGGCACGGGTAGCTTCGCGGCGCGCATGCGGGAGCGCAACGTGACCATCGTGTCAGCGGCGATGAACCTGGGCGCCCCGTTCGCGGAGACGATGGCGCTGCGGGGGCTGGTGCCGTTGTACGCGACGATGAGCCAGCGGTTGCCGCTGTTTGATAACACCATGGATTTGGTGCACACGGCAGGGTTCTTCGAGGGGTGGGTGGACCTGCAGCTGCTGGACTTCGTGCTCTTTGACTGGGACCGTGTGCTCCGCCCTGGTGGACTGCTCTGGGTGGACAAGTTCGCCTGCGCACGCAAGGACCTCGATGACTACATGTACATGTTCCTGCAGTTCAGGTACAAGAAGCACCGGTGGGTCGTCTCCTTCAAGTCCAAGGACGAGGTCTACCTCTCCGCGCTGCTCGAGAAACCGCCAAGGTCGTGA